The genomic interval CATATTAAAGGAATCCAAAACAATTGCCGTTGTTGGAATTTCAAACAAACCCGGGCGCGACAGCGGCAGGATAGCCCAGTACCTGCAGCAGGAAGGATATAACGTTGTAGGTGTAAACCCGATGCAAAAGGAGTTTCCGGGCATTACGGTTTATCCAACCTTGAAGGATGTACCTTTTAAGATCGATATAGTAGACGTTTTCAGGCGTTCTGAAGCCATAGCAGAAATTATTCCGGATGTGCTGGAGGTTAAGCCCAGGGTGCTCTGGCTGCAGCTCGGAATAAGAAATGACGAAGCCGTTGCTCCGGCAATTGAGGCAGGAATAGAAACCATTCAGGACAAATGTATTCTTGTTGAGCACCGTTTCTGCAGGTAAAGCCCCCGGGAAAACCCGGCACTTTGGTTTATAATACTGCCATGCCGCACTTTTTTTCTTTAAGCGCGGCATATCAGTTTTAAGCATTAGACAGTATCAAACATTTACCAATATTTCAGTCAAGGATATATGAGATTTAATGCAGCTGCCCTGAAATTTGTAATTCCAGCCTTTGTTATTCTGCTGCTGTCTGTGTCTGCAGCATACCCTTACAATTCATCTTCATTAAAATCCTCTTCATTTAATTCCTTTTTATATAATCCTCAAAAGGATACTCTTGAAGAAAAAGAGCTTTCTGTAAGAGTTGACAGCATTGTTATATACGGCAATAAGGTGACCGATCCCGAGGTAATTACGCAGGAGCTGACATTTGGCAAGGGGAGTTACGTAACTGAAAAGATACTGGACTATAACAGGGAAAGGGTCTACAGCCTGGGACTTTTTACCAACGTTAATATTTTCCCGGTTTTCCGCGACAGCATTACACTTATCGTAATAAACCTGAAGGAAAGCTGGTACATTTGGCCGATACCGATACTGGACATAAAAGACAATATGATAAAAAGGACCACTTACGGAGTGGATCTTCAGTTTAAGAACTTCAGGGGGAAAAACGAGACCTTAAACCTGAACGCGGCCTTTGGATATGATCCCAACCTGGGCATTTCGTACTACAGGCCCTGGCTTATAAGAGATGAAAACATTTTTCTCTCGCTGGACCTTTATTACAGAAACCCGATCAATAAGAGCCTGAAGGCTGAAAGGCTTTACGGGGAAAGTTTCAACCAGAAGATCTATACGGGGACCCTCATGATAGGCAAGCGTCTCAACCTGTTTAACGTGGGGGGGATCTATGCGGGCTACGACTACGTTGAAACCCCTAAATATGTTCCGGGAATTTCCGCCTCGGAGGGGCGTATAGACAGGGTTCTCAGGGCGGGCCTCAGCT from Ignavibacteria bacterium carries:
- a CDS encoding CoA-binding protein; its protein translation is MREVCDILKESKTIAVVGISNKPGRDSGRIAQYLQQEGYNVVGVNPMQKEFPGITVYPTLKDVPFKIDIVDVFRRSEAIAEIIPDVLEVKPRVLWLQLGIRNDEAVAPAIEAGIETIQDKCILVEHRFCR
- a CDS encoding BamA/TamA family outer membrane protein translates to MRFNAAALKFVIPAFVILLLSVSAAYPYNSSSLKSSSFNSFLYNPQKDTLEEKELSVRVDSIVIYGNKVTDPEVITQELTFGKGSYVTEKILDYNRERVYSLGLFTNVNIFPVFRDSITLIVINLKESWYIWPIPILDIKDNMIKRTTYGVDLQFKNFRGKNETLNLNAAFGYDPNLGISYYRPWLIRDENIFLSLDLYYRNPINKSLKAERLYGESFNQKIYTGTLMIGKRLNLFNVGGIYAGYDYVETPKYVPGISASEGRIDRVLRAGLSYTYDSRNLKQFPDSGLYAGATFEERGFGLNNINYSAMKLDLRSYYRILGDLTGKWRLATRATMGPNVPYYDYSLLGSGEKVRGHFNDIREGHYFYLASAELKYPIIKEWNFSIKLPLIPSQLTTYRIEIFTNIFGDTGAVQQKNTKLGLRDFYSGYGAGLTFLLLPYNIFRLEYALNELRQGELLFGFGFSF